A genomic window from Caldicellulosiruptor kronotskyensis 2002 includes:
- the truB gene encoding tRNA pseudouridine(55) synthase TruB — translation MNGVLLVDKPVGITSHDVVEFVRKVFSVKAGHAGTLDPFATGLLVILLGEATKLSSYFTSQEKTYIATMQFGIRTDTLDITGKIKEKNNMIVEEKEIEECFKNLKGEIELDVPIFSAKKLRGKKLYEYARKGINIEIPKVKSIIYNIEIINFSYPYLEFKVQCSHGTYIRSLAEKIAESLSTVGLLSELRRIKSGFFDLKDAVALTDIREKSIIPVYRLFKNEIKVGRKAYKKILNGNLLVPQDIEDIIEIDTAFADFYKIWDDKVVFIYKRERDVFKYILKVETADECL, via the coding sequence ATGAATGGAGTTTTACTTGTTGACAAACCAGTAGGTATTACCTCACATGATGTTGTTGAATTTGTCAGGAAAGTTTTCAGTGTGAAAGCTGGGCATGCAGGAACACTTGACCCTTTTGCAACTGGGCTTTTGGTCATTTTGCTGGGGGAGGCTACAAAGCTTTCTTCTTACTTTACAAGTCAAGAAAAGACATATATAGCAACAATGCAATTTGGTATAAGGACCGATACACTTGATATAACTGGTAAAATCAAAGAAAAGAATAATATGATTGTTGAAGAAAAAGAGATAGAAGAATGTTTTAAAAATTTAAAAGGAGAAATTGAGCTTGATGTTCCAATTTTTTCTGCAAAAAAGTTGAGAGGTAAAAAACTCTATGAGTATGCACGAAAAGGAATAAATATTGAAATTCCAAAGGTGAAGAGTATCATATATAATATAGAGATAATCAACTTTTCATATCCGTATCTTGAATTTAAAGTTCAGTGCAGCCACGGAACGTATATTAGAAGTTTGGCAGAAAAGATTGCAGAAAGTCTTTCGACTGTAGGTCTGCTTTCTGAGCTAAGAAGGATAAAAAGCGGTTTTTTTGATTTGAAAGATGCAGTTGCTTTGACCGATATCAGGGAAAAAAGTATAATTCCTGTGTACAGGCTATTTAAAAATGAGATAAAAGTAGGCAGAAAAGCATATAAGAAGATTTTAAATGGAAATCTACTTGTGCCCCAGGACATAGAAGATATTATAGAGATTGACACTGCATTTGCAGACTTTTATAAAATTTGGGATGATAAGGTTGTCTTTATATACAAAAGAGAAAGGGATGTATTCAAATATATTTTAAAGGTGGAAACTGCAGATGAATGTTTATGA
- a CDS encoding threonine/serine exporter family protein, whose protein sequence is MERSLVFQLISAFIVSSSFAILTNSPRKSLLYCGINGMFGWLVNLLLLQFGFSQILSVFFAALFINVLSEIFARFLKNPVPIFLIPGLIPLVPGAGMYNTMIALLKSQFDIAIQTGMQTLLIAGSIAVAIMIVTSFNWVFKAFQRKS, encoded by the coding sequence TTGGAAAGAAGTTTGGTATTTCAGCTAATCTCAGCGTTTATTGTAAGTTCTTCTTTTGCCATCCTTACAAACTCACCACGCAAAAGCCTGTTGTACTGCGGAATAAATGGAATGTTTGGCTGGCTTGTCAATTTACTTCTGTTGCAATTCGGGTTTTCTCAAATTCTTTCTGTTTTTTTTGCAGCACTCTTTATAAATGTGCTGTCAGAAATATTTGCAAGATTTCTCAAAAATCCTGTACCAATTTTTCTTATCCCGGGATTGATACCACTTGTGCCAGGAGCTGGCATGTACAATACAATGATAGCACTTCTCAAAAGCCAGTTTGACATTGCCATTCAAACAGGTATGCAAACCCTTTTGATTGCAGGTTCAATTGCAGTTGCGATAATGATTGTAACGTCTTTTAACTGGGTGTTCAAGGCCTTTCAGAGAAAATCATAA
- a CDS encoding serine hydroxymethyltransferase — MYFYNLVKNTDPEIAEAIKSELKRQQNKIELIASENFVSIAVMAAMGSPLTNKYAEGYPGKRYYGGCEYIDVVESIAIERAKKLFGAEHANVQPHSGAQANMAVYFAVLNPGDTILGMNLSHGGHLTHGSPVNFSGKLYNIVSYGVDPETETINYDEVLKLAKEHRPKLILAGASAYPRVIDFKKFREIADEVGAYLMVDMAHIAGLVAAGLHPSPVEYADFVTTTTHKTLRGPRGGLILCKEKYAKLIDKTIFPGIQGGPLEHVIAAKAVALKEAMTEEFKNYQVQILKNAKALSTRLIERGFRLVSGGTDNHLMLVDLRNKGITGKDAEKILDEHNITCNKNAIPFDTQSPMITSGIRLGTPAVTTRGFKEEDMLEVADIIHDALTNSDTKENILIRVKALCEKHPLYKEFDE; from the coding sequence ATGTATTTTTACAATTTAGTAAAAAATACAGATCCAGAAATAGCTGAGGCAATAAAGAGCGAGCTTAAAAGACAGCAGAATAAAATTGAGCTTATTGCATCTGAGAACTTTGTTTCAATTGCAGTAATGGCAGCAATGGGTTCACCTTTGACAAATAAATATGCAGAAGGATATCCAGGAAAGAGATATTATGGTGGATGCGAATATATCGATGTTGTTGAATCTATAGCAATTGAGAGAGCTAAAAAACTGTTTGGAGCTGAACATGCTAATGTCCAGCCGCACTCAGGTGCACAGGCTAACATGGCTGTGTATTTTGCAGTATTAAATCCGGGCGATACCATCCTTGGAATGAATCTTTCGCATGGTGGACATCTGACTCATGGCAGCCCTGTGAACTTTTCAGGAAAGCTTTACAATATTGTTTCATATGGGGTTGACCCTGAAACAGAGACAATAAATTATGATGAAGTTTTAAAACTTGCAAAGGAGCACAGACCAAAACTTATCTTGGCAGGCGCATCGGCGTATCCGAGAGTCATCGATTTCAAAAAGTTCAGGGAAATAGCTGACGAGGTTGGAGCATATTTGATGGTAGATATGGCTCACATTGCTGGGCTTGTTGCTGCAGGGCTTCATCCATCACCTGTTGAATATGCTGATTTTGTTACAACCACAACACACAAAACGCTCAGAGGTCCACGCGGTGGTCTTATTCTTTGCAAAGAAAAGTATGCAAAATTAATTGACAAGACCATTTTCCCTGGAATACAAGGTGGCCCGCTTGAACATGTAATAGCTGCAAAAGCTGTTGCTCTCAAAGAAGCTATGACAGAAGAGTTCAAAAACTACCAGGTTCAAATATTGAAAAATGCAAAAGCTCTGAGTACAAGACTTATTGAAAGAGGATTCAGACTTGTGAGTGGTGGAACTGATAATCATTTAATGTTGGTAGATTTGAGAAACAAAGGTATTACAGGAAAAGATGCTGAAAAGATATTGGATGAGCACAATATAACATGTAACAAAAATGCGATTCCTTTTGATACTCAAAGTCCAATGATAACAAGCGGGATAAGACTTGGGACGCCGGCTGTCACAACCAGAGGGTTTAAAGAAGAGGATATGCTTGAGGTTGCAGATATTATCCATGATGCTTTAACAAATTCTGATACTAAAGAGAATATTTTGATCAGAGTGAAAGCTCTTTGCGAAAAACATCCTTTGTATAAAGAATTTGATGAATAA
- a CDS encoding threonine/serine exporter family protein: protein MMSPKQLIEIALLAGEIMLTNGAETYRVEDTMVRICSKGKLKLAESFVIPTVIVATIADENNNLVTVSKRIKSRTIDLNKISLVNQFSRDFQIKDFTYDQAIEILNKIKNKKGYASYLLPFAAALVCCFSTILFGGKLRDAISAFFVGFITQTILNYTNSKNFSYFISYIIGGAITALIAIITISLNIGIHLDKIIIGSVMIMTPGVAITNAIRDTIAGDLLSGVARGVEAFLIAVFIATGAGIALSLFR, encoded by the coding sequence ATGATGAGCCCGAAACAACTTATAGAGATTGCGCTCTTAGCAGGTGAGATAATGCTTACAAACGGTGCTGAAACGTACAGAGTAGAAGATACAATGGTTAGAATATGCTCAAAAGGAAAATTAAAGCTTGCCGAAAGTTTTGTAATACCTACAGTGATTGTCGCAACAATTGCAGATGAAAATAATAATCTGGTTACTGTCTCAAAAAGAATTAAAAGTAGAACAATTGATCTTAATAAAATCTCACTTGTAAATCAGTTTTCCCGCGATTTTCAAATCAAAGACTTCACTTATGATCAAGCAATTGAAATCTTGAATAAGATTAAAAATAAAAAAGGATATGCTTCCTATTTGCTACCATTTGCAGCAGCACTTGTGTGTTGTTTTTCCACAATTTTGTTTGGAGGGAAACTGAGAGATGCAATTTCAGCTTTTTTTGTAGGTTTTATCACTCAAACCATTTTAAACTATACTAACTCTAAAAACTTTTCTTATTTTATTTCATACATCATTGGAGGGGCTATCACTGCTTTGATAGCTATTATCACAATAAGTCTCAATATAGGTATTCACTTAGATAAAATAATTATTGGTTCTGTAATGATAATGACACCAGGTGTTGCAATTACTAATGCAATAAGAGATACTATTGCAGGTGATCTTTTATCTGGGGTTGCAAGAGGAGTTGAAGCTTTTTTAATAGCTGTGTTCATCGCAACAGGAGCTGGTATAGCACTCAGTCTTTTTAGATAA
- a CDS encoding DHH family phosphoesterase: MIESKIIQQLLESNSIAIVSHENPDGDCIGSMLALYMALKRKGKDARMFLKNNVPKNLRFLPAAEKIEVVDRIDENFDVLVLLDTGELERTGIENIENCYSKLINIDHHVTSEGIGDLFYINSSSAATGEIIYQIVKLMGIDNDKEIATCLYTSIFTDTGGFKYSNTTSITHQIAGDLINTGIDFVYIINKVFDEMSLSKFNLLKDVLQTLELFEGNKIAFLTVTKEMLKKNGASRDETENIINFARNIEDVEIAAIFIEEEDKIKVSLRSKYYIDCAQIAKEFGGGGHLRAAGFSSRNASLAAVKENLLRRLKSDLR, encoded by the coding sequence TTGATAGAGAGTAAGATTATTCAGCAGCTTTTAGAATCAAATTCGATTGCTATTGTATCGCACGAGAATCCTGATGGGGATTGTATCGGCTCAATGCTTGCGCTTTATATGGCACTTAAAAGAAAAGGTAAAGATGCAAGAATGTTTCTAAAGAATAATGTTCCAAAAAATTTAAGGTTTTTACCTGCAGCAGAAAAAATAGAGGTGGTAGACAGAATTGACGAAAATTTTGATGTTCTTGTCCTGCTTGACACAGGTGAGCTTGAGAGGACGGGAATTGAAAACATTGAAAATTGTTATTCAAAGCTAATAAATATAGACCACCATGTGACAAGCGAAGGGATAGGAGATCTGTTTTATATAAATTCTTCCTCTGCTGCAACAGGTGAAATTATATACCAGATTGTCAAACTTATGGGGATTGATAATGATAAAGAAATTGCAACCTGTCTTTACACAAGTATTTTTACCGACACAGGAGGATTTAAATATTCAAACACTACTTCAATAACCCATCAGATTGCAGGTGATTTAATAAACACTGGGATTGACTTTGTGTATATTATCAACAAGGTATTTGATGAGATGAGCCTTTCAAAGTTTAATCTTTTGAAAGATGTTTTGCAAACATTAGAACTTTTTGAGGGAAACAAGATTGCTTTTTTGACAGTGACAAAAGAGATGCTGAAGAAAAATGGTGCCTCACGAGATGAGACAGAAAACATTATAAATTTTGCAAGAAACATTGAAGATGTTGAAATAGCTGCAATATTTATTGAAGAAGAAGACAAAATAAAGGTGAGTCTGAGGTCGAAATACTATATTGACTGTGCCCAGATTGCTAAGGAATTTGGTGGAGGAGGGCATTTGAGGGCAGCTGGTTTTTCAAGTAGAAACGCTTCTTTAGCTGCTGTAAAGGAAAACCTACTAAGGAGATTAAAAAGTGATCTAAGATGA
- a CDS encoding polyribonucleotide nucleotidyltransferase yields MESKIYKMELAGRELSFEIGKYALLANGAVLARYGDTAVLVTACASEKPREGINFFPLTVDYEERLYSVGKIPGGFIKREGKPSEKAILSARLIDRPIRPLFPKDFYHDVSVIATVLSVDPDNPPDVLAMLGSSVALSISDIPFEGPTGSVLVGYVDDKIVINPTAKEREVSKLHLVVSGTKDRVMMIEAGAKEVSEDIMLEAIMRAQEEIKKIVEFIEGIVREVGKPKMEYQKRIVPEDIKQKVREIAYDKVYQYVQIPDKIERDKKLDELKEEVFKAFEGETEETLLLVDDALYSLEKEIVRKMIAEEGKRPDGRKFDEIRPLYAEVGILPRTHGSALFKRGYTQVLTVATLGTKGEMQFLDGLEEEEAKRYMHHYNFPPFSTGESKPVRGPGRREIGHGALAERALEPVIPSEDEFPYTIRLVSEVLTSNGSTSQASVCGSTLALMDAGVPIKAPVAGISIGLITKDDGSFILLTDIQGIEDFFGDMDFKVAGTREGITAIQLDIKIHGLTKEIIEKALYQAREARLKILDFMQTVIDKPRSELSPYAPKIFKTTVDPEKIRDIIGPGGKMINKIIAETNVKIDIEPDGRIFVAAPDDISGNRAISMIEGIGREIEVGQFFLGKVTRTASYGAFVEIYPGKEGLVHISQLDERRLKSVDEVVKVGDLVLVKVIGIDKLGRLSLSRKEALNVTYSRKAK; encoded by the coding sequence TTGGAGAGTAAAATTTATAAAATGGAGCTTGCTGGAAGAGAGCTAAGCTTTGAGATTGGAAAATACGCTCTTTTAGCAAACGGGGCTGTGCTTGCAAGATATGGTGATACGGCTGTGCTTGTCACTGCATGTGCTTCTGAAAAGCCCAGAGAAGGTATAAACTTTTTCCCTCTTACAGTTGACTATGAAGAGAGGCTGTACTCTGTTGGTAAAATTCCAGGTGGATTTATAAAAAGAGAAGGTAAACCGTCCGAAAAAGCGATTCTTTCTGCAAGATTAATTGACAGACCTATAAGACCGCTTTTCCCAAAGGATTTTTATCATGATGTCTCTGTTATAGCCACAGTACTGTCAGTTGACCCTGACAATCCACCGGATGTCCTTGCAATGCTTGGCTCATCTGTTGCACTGTCAATCTCTGATATACCATTTGAAGGTCCGACTGGTTCAGTGCTTGTTGGGTATGTGGACGATAAAATTGTCATAAATCCGACCGCAAAAGAAAGAGAAGTGAGCAAACTTCATCTTGTTGTATCAGGAACAAAAGATAGGGTAATGATGATAGAAGCTGGTGCGAAAGAAGTTTCAGAAGATATAATGCTTGAGGCTATAATGAGGGCACAAGAAGAGATAAAGAAGATTGTTGAATTCATTGAGGGAATAGTAAGAGAAGTTGGCAAGCCGAAAATGGAATATCAAAAGAGGATTGTGCCAGAAGATATAAAACAAAAGGTACGTGAGATTGCATACGACAAGGTTTACCAGTATGTGCAGATACCTGACAAGATTGAGAGGGATAAAAAGCTTGATGAGCTCAAAGAGGAAGTATTCAAGGCTTTTGAAGGTGAGACAGAAGAAACTCTTTTACTTGTAGATGATGCTCTTTATAGCCTTGAAAAAGAGATTGTCAGAAAGATGATTGCAGAGGAAGGGAAACGCCCTGATGGCAGAAAATTTGACGAGATAAGACCTCTTTATGCTGAGGTTGGTATTCTGCCAAGAACACATGGTTCTGCGCTGTTCAAAAGAGGTTACACTCAGGTTTTGACAGTGGCAACTCTTGGTACAAAAGGTGAGATGCAATTTTTAGATGGTCTTGAAGAAGAAGAGGCAAAAAGGTATATGCATCATTATAACTTTCCGCCATTTTCTACAGGTGAATCAAAACCTGTAAGAGGTCCTGGAAGAAGAGAGATAGGACATGGCGCATTAGCTGAAAGGGCTCTTGAACCTGTTATTCCTTCAGAAGATGAATTTCCTTACACCATTCGACTTGTATCTGAGGTTTTGACATCTAACGGTTCAACGTCACAGGCAAGTGTATGTGGCAGTACTCTTGCACTTATGGATGCTGGTGTGCCAATTAAAGCTCCGGTTGCAGGAATTTCTATCGGCCTTATTACAAAAGACGACGGCAGTTTTATTTTACTTACTGACATTCAAGGTATAGAAGACTTCTTTGGAGATATGGACTTTAAAGTGGCAGGGACCCGAGAAGGTATTACTGCCATTCAGCTTGACATAAAAATCCATGGACTTACAAAAGAAATTATCGAAAAAGCACTCTACCAGGCAAGAGAAGCAAGGCTTAAAATTTTGGATTTTATGCAAACTGTAATTGACAAACCAAGAAGCGAGCTTTCACCTTATGCTCCAAAGATATTCAAAACTACAGTTGACCCTGAGAAAATTAGAGATATAATTGGACCAGGTGGAAAGATGATAAATAAAATCATCGCAGAGACAAATGTAAAGATTGATATAGAACCTGATGGAAGAATATTTGTTGCGGCACCTGATGATATCTCTGGTAACAGGGCAATTAGCATGATTGAAGGAATCGGTCGCGAGATTGAGGTTGGGCAATTTTTCCTTGGCAAGGTGACAAGAACTGCATCTTATGGAGCATTTGTTGAAATATATCCTGGCAAGGAAGGACTTGTGCATATATCTCAGTTAGACGAGAGAAGATTAAAATCTGTAGACGAAGTTGTAAAAGTTGGGGATTTGGTGCTTGTAAAGGTAATAGGGATTGACAAACTTGGCAGACTTTCGCTTTCACGAAAAGAAGCATTGAACGTAACATATTCAAGAAAAGCAAAATAA
- the rbfA gene encoding 30S ribosome-binding factor RbfA, whose product MQFERSDRVSEEIKKELSDIIQHDLKDPRLCAELISIVKVNMSKDLRHAKVYVSIFDKDKEKVESTMKALENAKPYIRREISKRISLRFTPEITFELDNSIEYGARISQILNQLNISKEDENIEESEGEEEN is encoded by the coding sequence ATGCAATTTGAAAGGTCAGATAGGGTCTCTGAAGAAATAAAAAAGGAACTGAGCGATATAATTCAACATGATCTCAAAGATCCTCGCCTTTGTGCAGAGCTTATAAGCATTGTAAAGGTGAATATGAGCAAGGATTTGAGGCATGCAAAGGTTTATGTTAGCATATTTGACAAGGACAAAGAAAAGGTTGAAAGTACAATGAAAGCGTTAGAAAATGCAAAACCATATATTAGAAGGGAAATATCAAAAAGGATAAGTTTAAGGTTTACCCCAGAGATAACATTTGAACTTGACAATTCCATTGAGTATGGAGCGCGAATTTCCCAGATTTTGAATCAACTAAATATTTCAAAAGAAGATGAAAACATTGAGGAAAGTGAAGGTGAAGAAGAAAATTGA
- a CDS encoding bifunctional riboflavin kinase/FAD synthetase, with protein MNVYEIVEKRYDNPAVALGFFDGFHIGHKKLFEVLNANASGIKKVVFTFKNHPDNLLGFDTKYILTNEERLEFFRNYGIDDVYFIEFNKKIMQMDKDRFIEEILIDKLNVSVVVVGYDFTFGYMAEGDSKYLCEKLYQFGRECIVIDPVMYQEHIVSSTLIRRLILEGNIKLANCMLGFHFFISGTVKRGNRLGKKMGFPTINIKFDKEKIVPKKGVYVTNTIIDDKRYLSITNVGTNPTVSTSDNIKIETHVLGVDKDMYGKRVKIEFIDFVREEKKFSNIDELKNQITQDVEYVKALFCKASI; from the coding sequence ATGAATGTTTATGAGATTGTAGAAAAAAGATACGATAACCCAGCTGTTGCGCTTGGATTTTTTGACGGCTTTCATATAGGTCATAAAAAGTTGTTTGAGGTTTTAAATGCAAATGCCAGCGGTATAAAAAAAGTTGTTTTTACTTTTAAAAATCATCCTGACAACCTTCTTGGTTTTGATACAAAGTATATACTTACAAATGAGGAAAGATTAGAATTTTTCAGAAATTATGGCATAGATGATGTGTATTTTATAGAATTTAATAAAAAGATAATGCAGATGGATAAAGATAGGTTTATTGAGGAAATTCTAATTGATAAGTTAAATGTATCAGTGGTAGTTGTAGGGTATGACTTTACGTTCGGATACATGGCAGAGGGAGATAGCAAGTATCTATGTGAAAAACTTTACCAGTTTGGTCGAGAGTGTATAGTGATTGACCCGGTGATGTACCAAGAGCACATTGTGAGCAGCACGCTTATCCGAAGGTTAATACTTGAGGGGAATATAAAACTTGCGAATTGCATGCTTGGCTTTCACTTTTTCATTAGTGGTACTGTAAAAAGAGGTAACAGGTTAGGGAAAAAGATGGGTTTTCCAACCATTAACATAAAATTTGATAAAGAAAAGATAGTACCAAAGAAAGGTGTATATGTCACAAATACAATTATTGATGATAAGAGGTATTTGTCCATAACCAATGTAGGGACAAACCCCACTGTTTCAACCTCAGATAATATAAAGATAGAGACGCACGTATTGGGTGTTGATAAGGACATGTATGGGAAGCGAGTTAAAATAGAATTTATTGACTTTGTGCGTGAAGAGAAAAAATTTTCAAATATAGATGAACTTAAAAACCAAATAACGCAAGATGTTGAGTATGTAAAAGCTTTATTTTGCAAAGCAAGTATATAG
- the infB gene encoding translation initiation factor IF-2, with amino-acid sequence MTNKLRIYEFAKLLDMKNKDLMDVLNKLNIEHKNHMSALEENDINLVLEYILQEKDKQQAERRAERRNVSKDQQVQEKRQKIEDRKLRKFDEKPRHERKVEEKEKSRQLRDERQKEERYKKEDKPAKSGARDKTTVQESRKTIEIELKQEVEKKQVSKPKYEVAKEQKIEKKFQDKAQAKQKQEKAPKHKKQTFAIEEEHHEEVILGREELEKVDREVEDTLLEEEYLQEKHVRRGRKEKLKKKSKEQKEVLKLQTKPAQEEKKEEVIKIPEKIVVGEFANLIGKPAAEIIKKLIMLGVMANINQEIDFDIASLIAEDYGFKVEKEIIKSEEEILLEDQEDPPESLVPRPPVVVVMGHVDHGKTSLLDAIRKTNVTEKEAGGITQHIGASVVEVNGRKITFLDTPGHEAFTAMRARGAQVTDIAVLVVAADDGVMPQTVEAINHAKAANVTIIVAINKIDKPEANPERVKQQLSEYGLIPEEWGGDTVFVNVSAKKKIGIDHLLEMILLVADLMELKANPNRPARGRVIEAKLDKGRGPVATVLIQKGTLKVGDYVVVGNTWGRIRAMMDDKGQRIKEAGPSMPVEILGLEDVPIAGDELVCVKDEKTAKMVAQIRQEKLKEEKMQSTKISLDELFERIQKGQLKELRVIIKADVQGSVEALKSAVERLSNDKVTVKVIHAAVGAITESDVTLASASDAIIIGFNVRPEVGAMSLAEKEKVDVRMYRIIYDVINDIEAAMKGLLEPVYKEVVIGHAEVRQIFKSSAVGTIAGCYVLDGKITRTANARIIRDGVVVYEGKLASLKRFKDDVREVAAGYECGMTFEKFNDIKEGDIVEAYEMQKVEN; translated from the coding sequence ATGACTAATAAGCTTAGGATATATGAATTTGCAAAGCTTCTTGACATGAAAAATAAAGATTTAATGGATGTACTTAATAAGTTAAACATTGAACACAAAAATCATATGAGTGCTCTTGAAGAGAATGATATAAATCTTGTACTTGAATATATTTTGCAAGAGAAGGACAAACAACAAGCTGAAAGAAGAGCAGAAAGAAGAAATGTTTCAAAGGATCAACAGGTTCAAGAAAAGAGGCAAAAAATAGAAGACAGAAAACTTCGAAAGTTTGATGAAAAGCCTCGTCATGAAAGAAAGGTAGAAGAAAAAGAAAAAAGTAGACAGCTACGAGATGAAAGACAGAAAGAAGAGAGATATAAAAAAGAAGATAAACCAGCAAAGTCTGGGGCAAGAGACAAAACAACAGTGCAAGAGAGTAGAAAAACTATAGAGATTGAACTCAAGCAGGAAGTAGAAAAAAAACAGGTTTCTAAACCAAAATACGAGGTCGCGAAGGAACAGAAAATAGAGAAGAAATTTCAGGATAAGGCTCAAGCAAAACAGAAGCAGGAAAAGGCTCCAAAACACAAAAAACAAACTTTTGCTATTGAGGAAGAACATCATGAAGAAGTGATATTAGGCAGAGAAGAACTTGAAAAGGTTGACAGAGAAGTTGAAGATACTCTTTTAGAAGAAGAATACTTGCAAGAAAAGCATGTCAGACGCGGTAGAAAAGAAAAACTTAAGAAGAAGTCGAAAGAGCAAAAAGAGGTTTTGAAATTACAGACAAAGCCAGCTCAGGAGGAGAAAAAAGAAGAGGTAATAAAGATACCAGAAAAGATTGTGGTTGGCGAGTTTGCAAACTTGATAGGAAAACCTGCGGCAGAGATTATCAAAAAGCTAATAATGCTTGGTGTGATGGCAAATATCAATCAAGAGATAGACTTTGATATTGCATCTTTAATAGCAGAAGACTATGGATTTAAAGTAGAAAAAGAGATTATAAAATCTGAAGAAGAGATTCTTTTAGAGGACCAGGAAGACCCGCCAGAAAGCCTTGTTCCACGGCCGCCTGTTGTGGTTGTAATGGGTCACGTTGACCATGGAAAGACATCATTACTTGATGCTATAAGAAAAACTAATGTGACAGAAAAAGAAGCTGGTGGAATTACACAGCACATTGGTGCATCTGTTGTAGAGGTAAATGGTAGAAAGATAACATTTTTAGACACGCCTGGACATGAAGCGTTTACTGCGATGAGAGCAAGAGGTGCACAAGTTACTGATATAGCAGTGCTTGTAGTTGCAGCTGATGATGGTGTTATGCCGCAGACAGTAGAAGCTATCAACCACGCGAAAGCAGCAAATGTTACTATCATAGTTGCAATAAACAAAATTGATAAGCCAGAAGCAAACCCTGAAAGAGTAAAGCAACAGTTATCTGAATATGGACTTATTCCAGAAGAGTGGGGTGGAGATACAGTCTTTGTAAATGTCTCTGCAAAGAAAAAAATAGGTATTGACCATCTGCTTGAAATGATTTTACTTGTTGCTGACCTTATGGAGCTCAAAGCAAATCCAAACAGACCTGCACGTGGTAGGGTAATTGAAGCAAAACTCGATAAAGGTAGAGGACCTGTTGCAACAGTCTTGATTCAGAAAGGAACATTAAAAGTAGGAGATTATGTTGTTGTTGGAAACACATGGGGAAGAATTCGTGCAATGATGGACGACAAAGGTCAGAGAATAAAGGAAGCAGGTCCTTCCATGCCTGTTGAGATTTTAGGGCTTGAAGATGTACCCATTGCAGGTGATGAGCTTGTATGTGTGAAGGATGAAAAGACAGCGAAGATGGTTGCACAGATAAGGCAAGAAAAACTCAAAGAAGAAAAAATGCAAAGCACAAAGATATCCCTTGATGAGCTTTTTGAAAGAATTCAAAAAGGCCAGTTGAAAGAGCTAAGGGTTATTATAAAAGCTGACGTTCAAGGGTCGGTGGAAGCACTAAAATCTGCTGTTGAAAGACTTTCAAACGACAAGGTTACTGTCAAGGTCATACATGCCGCGGTTGGTGCTATCACTGAATCGGATGTTACTTTGGCTTCTGCATCGGACGCTATTATAATAGGATTTAATGTCAGACCAGAGGTTGGTGCAATGTCACTTGCTGAAAAAGAAAAGGTTGATGTGAGGATGTATAGGATAATCTATGATGTAATAAATGACATTGAAGCTGCTATGAAAGGGCTGCTTGAGCCTGTCTACAAAGAAGTAGTAATAGGACATGCAGAAGTCAGACAGATATTCAAATCATCTGCAGTTGGCACAATTGCAGGATGTTATGTTCTGGACGGCAAGATAACAAGGACAGCAAACGCGCGAATTATTCGTGACGGTGTTGTTGTTTATGAAGGGAAACTTGCATCGCTCAAGCGTTTTAAAGATGATGTCAGAGAAGTTGCAGCTGGGTATGAATGTGGTATGACCTTTGAGAAGTTTAACGATATAAAAGAAGGGGATATTGTGGAAGCATATGAAATGCAGAAAGTGGAAAACTAA
- the rpsO gene encoding 30S ribosomal protein S15, protein MLTKQQKEEIIKKYQLHESDTGSPEVQIALLTERINRLNEHLQVHKKDFHSRRGLLKMVGQRRKLLNYLKNYDINRYRELIEKLGLRK, encoded by the coding sequence ATGCTCACAAAACAACAGAAGGAAGAAATTATTAAAAAGTATCAGCTCCATGAATCTGACACTGGTTCTCCAGAGGTACAAATTGCGCTTTTGACAGAAAGAATTAACAGGCTCAACGAACACCTTCAGGTTCACAAAAAGGATTTCCATTCAAGAAGAGGACTTTTGAAGATGGTAGGGCAGAGAAGAAAACTTCTCAATTACCTTAAAAATTATGACATCAACAGGTATCGTGAGCTTATAGAGAAATTAGGACTGAGAAAATAA